One window of the Desmospora profundinema genome contains the following:
- a CDS encoding glutamate-1-semialdehyde 2,1-aminomutase, which translates to MKQSRSSALHKEALDVIVGGVNSPSRSFRAVGLDHPLYMKRAQGAYFWDEDDNRYIDYLAAFGPIILGHAHPHVTQTIQKAAADGVLYGAPTEKELRFGRLLREAIPSCQQLRFVNSGTEAVMSTIRLARAYTGRDKVIKFAGCYHGHSDLVLVAAGSGPSTLGTPDSAGIPQSLASEVITVPFNDAAGLKEALNRWGEQVAAVLVEPLVGNFGIVEPKPGFLETINQLAHDAGALVIYDEVITAFRFHYGGVQTWYGVEPDLTALGKIIGGGLPIGAYGGRREIMEQVAPMGPTYQAGTMAGNPLSISAGIACLEALSQPDVYTELDRKGRRLEEGIRTMAQRAGMPIQVNRTRGALTLYFTDHPVTDYEGAKAADGEQFGRFFRAMLNQGVYLAPSKYEAWFLTTAHSDEDIDHTLEAVKTAFSQL; encoded by the coding sequence ATGAAGCAAAGCCGCTCTTCTGCCTTACATAAAGAAGCGTTGGATGTCATCGTCGGTGGGGTAAACAGCCCTTCCCGATCTTTTCGAGCTGTAGGGCTGGACCACCCTCTCTATATGAAACGGGCACAGGGTGCTTATTTTTGGGATGAAGACGACAACCGTTATATCGATTACCTGGCCGCTTTCGGCCCCATCATCCTGGGACATGCCCATCCCCATGTCACTCAAACCATTCAAAAAGCAGCCGCCGACGGGGTGTTATACGGAGCGCCGACAGAGAAAGAGCTACGGTTTGGACGTCTATTACGGGAGGCGATCCCTTCCTGCCAACAACTCCGCTTCGTCAACAGCGGCACAGAAGCAGTCATGAGTACCATTCGCCTTGCCCGGGCATACACCGGGCGGGATAAAGTAATCAAATTCGCGGGATGCTACCATGGCCATTCCGATCTGGTGCTGGTGGCCGCCGGATCCGGACCGTCCACCTTGGGCACTCCCGACAGCGCCGGAATCCCCCAAAGTTTGGCCAGTGAAGTCATCACGGTCCCATTTAACGATGCAGCAGGGTTAAAGGAAGCCCTGAACCGCTGGGGAGAGCAGGTGGCTGCGGTTTTGGTGGAGCCGTTAGTGGGAAACTTCGGGATCGTGGAGCCCAAACCGGGCTTTTTGGAAACGATCAATCAGCTGGCTCATGATGCCGGCGCTTTGGTTATTTATGATGAGGTCATCACCGCTTTCCGCTTTCACTATGGCGGTGTTCAAACCTGGTATGGAGTAGAGCCCGATCTGACAGCCCTCGGAAAAATTATCGGCGGCGGCCTGCCCATCGGTGCCTACGGAGGAAGACGGGAAATCATGGAACAGGTGGCGCCCATGGGACCCACCTACCAAGCGGGCACCATGGCGGGAAACCCTCTCTCCATCTCGGCGGGAATCGCATGCTTGGAAGCACTCTCCCAACCGGATGTCTATACGGAATTGGACCGCAAGGGGCGCCGTTTGGAAGAAGGCATACGCACCATGGCCCAGCGGGCAGGCATGCCCATTCAGGTAAATCGGACCCGAGGAGCTCTCACCCTCTATTTCACCGATCATCCGGTGACTGATTATGAAGGGGCAAAAGCCGCTGATGGTGAACAGTTCGGCCGTTTTTTCCGGGCCATGCTGAATCAGGGGGTTTATCTGGCCCCGTCCAAATACGAAGCCTGGTTTTTAACAACCGCTCACTCGGATGAAGACATCGACCACACGCTGGAAGCCGTAAAAACCGCTTTTTCCCAGCTCTGA